The genomic region GCGTGGGGACCTGGGTCTCCTGGTGGCGCGCCAGGAAGTCCAGGATGGCCGCCCGGATGCGGATGCGGAGATCGCCGGGGGCCGGGGCGCCTTCAACCGCCGACGGTGCGGGCTGGGGGCTGCCCTCGGGGAGGGGCACGGCCTGGTGTGGGGCGCTGGGTCCGGCAGAGAGCGCCGGCGGGAGGAGGAGGGCGGCGCCAGCTGCGGCGCTGCCGTCGGGGCTGGAGCCCGTCCCGGCAGCCCGCTCCGGCTCCGGCGCAGGCGCCCCCGCCGCTGTGGCCTGAGTCGCCGCCTGCGCGGCCCCGCGGCGGCGCCGACCGCGGCGGCGTCGGCGAGCCGGACGTCCTTCAGGCTGCTCCGGGGTCATCGGCGGGACACAGCGCTGCGGCTGCAGCTGGATGAACCATCACGCCCAGTCTAACAGGGCTGACCACCCTCCACAGTGGGGGCCGCTACCCGGCCACCACCAGGACCACGCCGGCCACGGTCAGCGCCGCCCCGGCGGCGGTGCGTGCGCTCACCGCCTCGACCTGACGGTAGCCGACGCCCAGCAGCAGCACGGCAAACAGCGGCGTGGTGCTGGCGAGCGGCGTCACCCGACTCACCTCGCCCTGGTGGAGGGCGAGGAAGTAGGTGAGGAACCCGCCCGTGCTGAGCAGCCCCGCAGCCAGCGCCGGGAGGAGGGCCGTGCGGGCCAGGCGGGGACGCTCCCGCCGCCCGCGCAGCAGGACCAGGGGCAGCAGCAGTAAGAGCGCCCCGGTCTGCGTCAGCGCCGCCGCGAGCGCCGGGGCCGGCAGGCGCTCCAGCCCCACCTTGCGCAGCAGGAAGGAGACGGCGGCCAGCACCGCGGTGCTGAGGGCGAGGGCTATGCCGCCGCGCCGCGGTCGGGCCTCCGGTGGAGAGGCCGTTCCGTGGCCCAGGGGCGGCGCGCTGGCGGTCAGGACCACGCCCAGGACCACGGCCACGGTCCCGAGCACGATGTCGGCGGTCAGCCGCTCCCCGAGGAGCAG from Armatimonadota bacterium harbors:
- a CDS encoding DMT family transporter; the protein is MAAVFALLSAAFFAGNAVAVRLALHGSTPEVVTLLSVATNVLTLWTLAAVTGPLVPADRGAALIFLAAGLLAPGLARLAMYTAIGRIGIAPTVVASNTTPLFTAAGAALLLGERLTADIVLGTVAVVLGVVLTASAPPLGHGTASPPEARPRRGGIALALSTAVLAAVSFLLRKVGLERLPAPALAAALTQTGALLLLLPLVLLRGRRERPRLARTALLPALAAGLLSTGGFLTYFLALHQGEVSRVTPLASTTPLFAVLLLGVGYRQVEAVSARTAAGAALTVAGVVLVVAG